One window from the genome of Amblyraja radiata isolate CabotCenter1 chromosome X, sAmbRad1.1.pri, whole genome shotgun sequence encodes:
- the LOC116968171 gene encoding COMM domain-containing protein 4-like, with product LQYEKITKLTADAKFEPSDVKATVAVLNFILASAAKYGVNGESLSSELQQLGLPKEHAAALCKSYEDKQTALQDKLKESSLRINRLGSVSWRVDYTLSSSELKEVNEPVVHLKINVRNVDTGALEPTVALVSALKFRVLLTELKQAQALMNALN from the exons TTACAGTATGAGAAGATCACAAAACTAACTGCCGATGCCAAGTTTg AGCCCAGCGATGTTAAAGCCACAGTTGCCGTGCTCAACTTTATACTGGCGAGCGCAGCCAAGTACGGAGTTAATGGCGAGTCGTTGTCCAGCGAACTGCAACAACTTGGTTTGCCCAAAG AACATGCCGCTGCTCTTTGTAAATCTTACGAAGACAAACAGACTGCCCTTCAGGACAAACTAAAGGAGAGTAGTCTGCGGA TAAACAGGCTGGGCTCGGTGTCGTGGAGAGTGGACTACACACTGAGTTCCAGTGAGCTGAAGGAGGTGAACGAGCCGGTTGTCCACCTGAAGATTAATGTCCGGAATGTGGACACGGGGGCCCTGGAACCCACCGTGGCTTTGGTGTCAGCCCTCAAGTTCAGAGTCTTACTCACAG AACTCAAGCAAGCCCAAGCGCTGATGAATGCCCTGAACTAA